The DNA region cttattatattcccaaattaaactttaatcttatttctgttggtcaacttgttgatctgggtTTTTAGGTCACTTTTTCcgtttctggttgtcgtgtacaggatcctCGGACGAGACAAATCATCGGGAATggacgtaaggtcggaaggttgtttgaactcgagaatcttcatattcctcctgtacTAAATCTTcgtgctgcttcttctccctctaccctTCACTTATGACATCAAAGTCTTGCCCACACATCCTTAGGAAAACTGCGTCCTCTTGTGTCTTAGGGTGTTTTAGGTTAGGTTCcaaatgaatcttttgattgcatttcttgccAAGCTGCCAAACAACCtgttttatcttttcacaataattcatctcttgcatgctctccttttgatctcattTACTCTGATGTTTGGAGCCCCACTCCCACTGCCTCTATGGGTggagctcgatactttgtcattttcattgatgattattcctgttttacttgggtttatttgatgactaatcgccatgagttacctcagatctatatcaactttgctactatgattaaaactcagttttctaaggtcattaaggttttccgacgtgataatgctatggaataccgtgattccaaactcttaaCCTTTCTTACAGAATagggtactttgtctgagttttcttgtcctggtacatctcaacaaaatggtagagTTGAACGCAAACACCAtcacattcttgactccgtccgtgcaatgcttatttcttcttcgtgtcctgagcgtacttggggtgaagttgttcttactgctgttcatgttatcaatagactcccttcttctgttcttggtaatgttactccctttgagagtctttatcatacctccctagattatagttctcttcgagtttttggttatgtatgttttgttcttcttcagcctcatgaacatagtaaacttgaacctcgggctcgtatgtgttgtttccttggttatggcacagaacacaagggttatcgttgttggaatcctctctctaaacgtattcgtatatctcgtcatgttgtcttctagGAGCATCACATATTTTCTCGATTCTCATCCTTTGAGTCCATTCctactactcagtcacctttgtttactaaccccaatattgatctttttcctagtgatgattctacagatTCTATCTCGAGTAACCCTCCACATCCTCCTGTTCTTCCGCtttctccatctcccgatgattctaGTAGGGGTGTGCAGTGCCCGGCCCGGCCCAACCCAAAGACCCGGCCCCACCCCAAACAtgttagggactaatttgatgtGATTTCACCTGGTCTAGGGTTGGGTAGGGGTTTCAAAAATAGATccggtcattattttgggtcgggtctggaccatggctcgggtcacccgaaatcaGCCCGGTGGCCCGAtcatcatacataattaatattttgtgttattagttatggatgatggctattcttatatgaaatttaagtattgtaaacattaatattgtgttattagttattataagactataagttaatgttttatgtttaaaatgcataagattttagactaattaatgcataatattgtgttatttgtattgatttaaatatttggtgttattagacaatattagtattgattatggtatgctttaattttagagaagagttggttctagttatatttttctaagtgaattttaccatgtcaaataatggttggagtcttgaaaatttggatattttcatattattttgaaaaatttccaTATTTTATTATGCTCTCCTGTTTTTGaacatctttatattttatttttcatataattaatgaaatataacctactatctttagaaaaaaattgtttattattgttgtttcacaaagttatctaattttttttgtatgttattaatttataatattgaattattttttaatttataaattttaataatattattataaaagattaatttaataaccatattaatttattttattttaattaattaatttgttagtaacacgataaaaattaaaataatctctttcttttactaaaaaaaaagaagggaaaaaaaaagtaaaaaagactTTAGTccctaatttattatttatgatgtaaaattaatgtaaaattatttttaatgataatTGAACCATAAACAGAGACTGGCAAAAGCTCTCCGCTGGAGCTGCTCTTATTCTTCATTACTGCCAATTTGATTTACTGCTTATTCCAGCTACCCTGCGGTTGTAAGCAATAATCTCAGACACATAGCCTTCCTATAGGGAAGAAGAAACAAACCATACCGTCGAATCCATCGCtaccaaacaaaacaaaaccccAAAACGGCACTGTTTAAATGCTACTAAATACCAACACCAAAATCCTCACATTCAAGAAACGCTGGCAAAAATGATTCTCACTCGTCACCGCCTTCATCACCTCTTCTCAGATTCAACTCTCAACTCTTCACTCAGAAACTGCACGCTAATTCCGAATCCTTCCACTCGCTTCCGAGTCACGTACCTCAATTCGTTCGCAATTCACAAAACCGCTTCGGTTTCGACCCGACCCGCGGGTCAGTTTAGCATCAGAGCCCAAGAATCTGATGACGCGGTTTCAAAACGCCTTCTTGGCGACTTCGATTTGGACTCGGCACTCTCCGTGCTGGAATTCGCGTGCCTTCTTTCGTCGGCGGTTGCGTGGGTTGGTTTTGCTGTGATTGCTGGTTCGGCGAAGCAGGGGTTCTTGGTGGCGATTGGGGAGACTAGGGTTAGGGTTGTGGTGGCTGTGTGTGGGGTACTCATGATGGTCGGTGGGATTGCGATTGGAGCGTGGATTCGGAGGCGGCAATGGAATCGAGTTTGTGGCGGAACGGGAAAGGTGAATTTTGTTGGAAGGATTGAGAAATTGGAGGAGGAATTGAGGAATTCTGCCACTGTTATTAGGGTTTTGTCGAGGCATATAGAGAAATTGGGGACAAGGTTTAGGGTCACTCGCCAAAATTTGAAGGATCCCATAGCTGAGGTAATTATACTGTTCTTTCTATCAAGAATGCTCGTGTTTGGCAATTGTTTCACATAAGGAATGTGTTCGATTTGAGTTATTAGGAATTTGTAGAAATTGGAACTTGTTTGCTAATCTAATGAGCTCATATAATAGTTACTGGGTTATGATTTGTGGAAGATCTTTGTAGATTGAAATATCGATGTATCGCATTAGGTTCCTGTGTGGAGGTTACTTGCAAGGCAAGAAATTTACTGATAAGTCATAATAATGAGATTAATTATAGTGAGCGAAATACTCTGAAAACATGTTGGAACCATTTCTCCAGGTGTAAGCATGTCATGCTGTCTAGCTGACAAATAAGGGCAATATAGCTTTAATCTTGTAAAATGGAAGACTCAGGAAATATAGCATTTTCTCATTATGATCATTTCTGGTGACTGGTTAATATTTAACACTTTGGATTATTGCTAGAGAAAATGGTTAACAGAAAATAATTGTTCATTTGTTTCTTGCAGGCTGCAACTTTGGCACAGACGAATTCTGCGGCTACAAGAGCACTAGCAGTGCAATCAGATATGTTGGAGAAGGAACTTCGCGAAATTCAAAATGTTTTACTAGCAATGCAGGTAATCATCCCTCCAGTATGTTATTTAAACTTTCCACAGAAGATTTTGTGTTTAAGTGAATGATGATGATACATACCTGGCAGATATATTTGAGAACCACAAAATAAGTTTCAATGTCACGGTTGTAGTGTAGattatttttttcttgaatatAGGAGTCATATTAGTGTCTTAATTGAATCATTGTTAACATACTTTAGCACAAATGTAGAAAGTCCTAGTTACTATAATGATATCACTTTTGTGTACTCAGTTTAATGGCAGTGGATTAAATGCTTCTCTTAATTACAATATAGATTAAATGTTAAAGCTAGGCAtagctaaaatttttatttgtttaatgactTAATCTCAGTGCAAAATTCTCTTATATTAGCATTCTATCGGGTATTTCCATATCCAATCAGAGTGGTTTTTTGTTTTTGAGACAGTTGGGTATGGCAGTTAACAGTTCTTGTTTACATGGCAAAACCTAATTGAATGTCAGTATAAAAGGGTTTTCCACGGGTAGTGCATACATGCtggcaattgttcttgttatCTTTGGCTGCGTGGGATATACCATCAAGTTTGACTTGATTGTATTTGAATGCTCATGTAGGAACAACAGCAAAAACAACTTGATCTAATTCTTGCAATTGGGAAGACTACTAAGCTGTGGGAAATCAAACGAGAAACTAATGAAGAACATGAAACTACATTAGATACACCTAACTTGGCTGAGGGTGAGGTAAAGCAGAAGGAAGTTCACCAAATTTGAGGTTTAAATTTAGCTGAGGAGAGGAAAATCTTGGATCCTAGAAGTGGCAATTGGAAAATGGTGAAGATTTGAAGTCACATATCTTTGTACAACATTGTTACATTGTTGCTGTGTATACCAAATGATCAATCATCACAACTGAAATTACTTAGGCGTTTAATTGGCACACAAATCATGAttactcgttttttttttttttcattcccaCCCGGTTGGGAATAGTTATACCAAACTTTCCACTAATATAGGAGAGGAGAAATCACTTGAAACAAATTAAGATTGGAGAATGATTGAACTCCATTTGGTGCCCTGGTAAAGCTCAGAATTGTTTGAATTTGTATGTACTTTTTGATTCGGTCTGTAACGTACATTGTCAATTTTTGTTGTTTTGAGGAAGCATCGTTAATAAAAAGGTCAATCTACACTTTGTGTATACATCTTTGTGTATCTGGTGAAATTGTGCTTTAAGTATGTTACTGCTTACTTCTTACTAACCTTTACGTTGATTAGTAGCATAGTAATAAGGAGTTTAGAAGTGATTTTATTATTGACGATTGCTTCATTGCTTGGGTGATTAGTGCTAGAAGAATAGTGAGCTAGACCGTTTCTACTTTTTTAGCTACTCTGTTATGTTGACCGTGCACTACTGCAGCGAGCTTTAGAGTTTTGACGGAAAAAGTTTATTGGCAGCGTTTGTATGATTTCGGTTTTTATTTATAGGATTAAGTAAGATTTTGGTCttaataattttattctaaaatcaaTTTTGGTTTTCGATGGTGTgaacaatttcaatttcaattaatgAATGTGACTGATGAAGCCATTATGCTAGAGATGTTAATGATTTATAGACAGAATTAAGCTCGTGTGTCGATCCTGGAGTTGTATATTGAGTTCGAGTAATTGGTTATTAGCCACGAAGCAAACAAATCGTTGTTAAGTGAAAGAGACAACATAGATTGGAAAGAAAACAATAGTGACAGGAAAGAAGAGTTCTTAGTCAACAATGACATATTGGGAGGAAGCGACGAAAGGAACGAGAGTACTGATAGATAAGTTCATGTTTCAATAAACACGGCCGCAAGCCAACATTCTTTCGATGTGTTATCTTTCATGCGTGCTTTGGACCTCGATGCTATATATGCATCAGAATTTGTTGAGTTTGCAAACTCAAGTATATGACTATCATTTTCTAAAGAatgttagttaaatttttttaaaaagaatgttGATTATTTCAAGATTTCGCATGTCTTTACAGTAGTTGTTAATAAAATTCttttgcacaaaaaaaaaataacaaataagttTCATTACTTTGCTTGATATTGTATGTGCATGAAACAAAATGCCTACAAACGAgtgatattaatttttattatatttctagaTTTCTAGTTGTTACCGCTTCAGATTGCATATCGTCCAGCAGTTGCCTAAACTGTGCCAACTTTCATTCCTTTATGATTCTCGCAATGTCTCCAGTTAATCCACTTGAAAATATTAAACTTTCTAATTAGAAACATAACAATAATAACTTAATATTGTAATACATCATAtaataattctaattcatgctcGAAGAAAAAATTTTACCTTCGTGCCAATGGAAAGACTCCATCTAGAGGAACGGGTGCGAGAATCGGAGCTAGCCAAGATATTCGCTCCCATGTCCAAACATGCAACAGCACTAGTGGACCATCCATCTCTTTCGTATCGTAACGCGAGGCTCGACATAACTACTTATATAGATATGTCAAACATGCTGATCCCCAACTGTAAGACCTGATTTCTAAAAAATTCTTCAACAGGGGCAAGTACTTGCAACTCACCATCGACATTGACTTGTCAAGAAATAAAATGGTCCCAATCAAGCATAATATGTGGCATCGGACATAGCGTTGCACATGCTCTACAGTGTCCAATGCCTCCGTATCACAGATTTGTCTGATCCATGCTAATTTGATCGCACTAGATACATGACCATACTAAAAAATAGATTACAAatgcttcaaagaaaaagaaaaagaaaactctaAGTGAGATAAAATTGATGTGTTTTAGTTAGGTAAAATCAAGGTTCTGAGAACCGAATtggtcatcgaaccgctctagctactggttcactggttcatagattcaaccggttcgactgtagttgaaccgaaaaaactgttttataataaaataataaatataaataaacacattaaaatataattatagtctaatataaactttaaaatatcattcaagttaaaagtactacataaataaaaatgttataatctcattcaaatacaaattcaaaagtaaaaaaacgATACAACCAATCAAACATAACATGGCAACATCAAAATGATCcaagtttgtcatcaatcatcaaaatcctccATAACTTGCTGCATATTTGCGTCGTTGATATTATCACCTTCATTTTCACTACTTCGACCAGAAAAAGCAAGTGGTGCAGCATAAAATgtactactactactaccaccACCTTGATCTAAATCAGCATCAATCTCATCTAACAAAATATAACACATTATCAATAAATTAAAGATCAAAGCTATTGTAATTTATTGTCTGATCAATAAACTATAATACTCACCAACCAGGTCTTCAATATTACTTGGAAGATCAGGCTCTTTTTCAACAACCTCTTCCGTCACCCAAAAGTCAACCATATCAATACTTTCAATATCGATTGGATCATATTGcaccttttgctttttttttctttccgtcctaacaaattaaatacaatatatgatAAGCCTAGTATATTAATTACACAAAATCTAATGATATGAAATGAAAGGATGAAATATATTACCTGGATTTAAGAcgtaaattatatgtaacatacaCAATATCACTAGCCTATCATGCTCCAATCTATTCCTTCTTTTTGTATGAATTTGATAAAAAAGACTCCAATTTCTTTCACACCTTGAAGAAGCATATGCTTGGCTAAGAATGCGAACTGCCATATTTTGTAAACATGGAGCAGAATCACCAAACAACCTCCACCATTCATCTACAAGTTACAATCCCATAGCTCAAgtattagttatcaaattaagaaaacaaaaacataaaataactaaataactaaataagttATTATCAAATAGATATTATTACTAGGTTGAAGTTTTTTTGCAGCTCGAAAAGCTTCAGGCCTATCAAAGCTTTCCTCTCGATCTCTATATAAGTGTATTTCTTTCATTGCCTCAACTGAATCTAAATTATCCCGTATGACATTAGGTGCTTCTCtataattttcataaaaaaagcaAGCTGGATTCAGGAAATAAGCTGCTGCATGAAGATTTTTTTCAAATGTTTATCCCGTTTTGAGTTGATAATCTCTGTGTAAGGTTGATATGCAGTCTTACTATGCTTGAACATTTCTTTGATTCCATTTTCTAACCTTATCATACCTTCATAAACAATTCTTAATGATGGTTTATCATCGGCATCTACCAACCTCAGCAATTTAATCAACGGACTCACAATTTTGCATGCAGTAAAACAATCATGCCAAAATTTATTGTCTAGGATAATTGCACTCATAGCTCTACCATTAGCACTTCTTCCTAATTTGTGTCTGATAAAGTGTGTATCAACAACCAATGCTTGTAAATCCGGTTTGCGCTCAAAGATACTCTTCAATGTGATTAAGATAGTGGCAAAACAAGTTGCACCTGGATGAACAATCTCCTTCCAATAAGTTCTTTGTCTTAGTCAGGACAAGAACATTGTATGATTATACACAAACACGGTAATCTCGAAGCACGTGTTGCAAGGTTAGAAATATGTAGCATGTTGCTTATATCTTTTAGAATAAGATTCAAGCAATGAGCAGCACAAGGTGACCATtgaatattttcaaatttcttattaATAAGCCTACCAGCAGCAACATAATTCGCGGCATTATCTGTCACTACATGAACAATATTATCAGGTCCAATCCTCCAATCACCTCCTTAGTTGGTAACTAACTCAGAATTTGTTGTTCTTCTTGCGCTATTGCTTCATCAATTGCATCCTCAATCTCATCAGTACCCTCTTCATTGAAACTTACTTTCCTTTTACTAGTTTCACTTTTCTAAATCTCTTTAAATAAAGCTTCCATTTGTTTTTCTACATCATACGGGACCTTAGAACACTTCTTAATGTCTCCACCTATCTTCGCCAAATGCTTTTTCATTCTATTAATTCCTTCGCCCCCAAAAGTACTCAGACAAAATAAGCGTTGGTAATGCAATTTtccatttatattttgtaaagcaacGTATCTCCAAGCAGGATCAGTTTTTCCCCGAACATTAGAAGTTTATGATTGACTTTCGTTAAATCCGAGAGGAAGAGAAGGTTCATTCGAAGTAGAATTATTTTCAGCATTATTATTCCTATGTAGTTCTTGGTTGTTACTCTCATCCATACCTAAACATTACCAGCAATCCAataatggttttttttttaatttctatagcACAACAACCCACTCTAACCCAATAATCTCAACTCTCAAGTTCACAACAAACAACatccaaaattattcaaaattattcacaattattCAACAAACAACAAAATTCAGTTCAGTAAACAAAGTAAAATCAGTTCAGTAAACAACAATTATTAAACAAAGTTCACAGTTTAGTTCAGTAGGATCAGTTGAATCAGTTCACATTTTCACACTTCAcagttcaaagaaaaataaaatatcagtAAATCACAGCTCAGTATCACTATATCAGTATATCACAGTTCATCAGTTCACACTTCAGTGACTTCAGTTCACAGAGCTTCACAAAATCAAACAACTATTCAATCATACTCATCAGGGAGATAGAGACATGCAACGGTTATTCAATCAAACAatcatatctaaaaaaaattacctgGAAGCTTGAAGGTGccttcaacaaaacatgcaacaGGGAGACAGCGACGAGTGACCAAGCAGTGGTGGAGCACCTTCGAAGGAATGATAGCTGCTACGCGATAGAGGTGGCTGTTCAAAGGAACGACGGCTGATGCATGATGGAGGTGGTTGTTCGAAGGATCGATGGCGGTGGCACGAGGCGGTGGTTGGACGGAGGT from Arachis hypogaea cultivar Tifrunner chromosome 10, arahy.Tifrunner.gnm2.J5K5, whole genome shotgun sequence includes:
- the LOC112715160 gene encoding uncharacterized protein produces the protein MILTRHRLHHLFSDSTLNSSLRNCTLIPNPSTRFRVTYLNSFAIHKTASVSTRPAGQFSIRAQESDDAVSKRLLGDFDLDSALSVLEFACLLSSAVAWVGFAVIAGSAKQGFLVAIGETRVRVVVAVCGVLMMVGGIAIGAWIRRRQWNRVCGGTGKVNFVGRIEKLEEELRNSATVIRVLSRHIEKLGTRFRVTRQNLKDPIAEAATLAQTNSAATRALAVQSDMLEKELREIQNVLLAMQEQQQKQLDLILAIGKTTKLWEIKRETNEEHETTLDTPNLAEGEVKQKEVHQI